From the Platichthys flesus chromosome 6, fPlaFle2.1, whole genome shotgun sequence genome, one window contains:
- the bmt2 gene encoding S-adenosylmethionine sensor upstream of mTORC1 isoform X1 codes for MDPRDNVETGETENQPELFYFPIPEEAPSKNEQEKLSVVVKNVHRKLRKKYREVGDFDKIWREHCEDEQTLSEYALAMKNLADNHWTKNCEGEGRIEWCRSICQEYFLDGGMKRMLEKDEKSATLAMGLTAASVSAQPHSTIPSSTCHLRKMRVLDVGSCFNPFLKFDEFLTVGIDIVPAVESVYKCDFLNLQLQQPLQLAGDAVDAFLRHLHNPIDALPAQLFHVVVFSLLLSYFPSPYQRWICCKKAHELLELHGLLLIITPDSSHQNRHALMMRSWRVAVESLGFKRYKYVKYSHMHLIAFRKVSLATTSDLVSHNYPEMLYIPQDFNSNEEDDCADVPVQVRSEFEDDQLAWGFMELPDAPYDSDSGESQSSSVPGFHELEDHILLQS; via the exons ATGGACCCCAGGGACAATGTCGAGACCGGGGAGACGGAGAACCAGCCGGAGCTGTTTTACTTCCCCATCCCGGAGGAAGCACCGAGCAAGAATGAGCAGGAGAAGCTGTCGGTGGTCGTCAAAAACGTCCACAGGAAACTGCGCAAGAAATACAGAGAAG TGGGTGACTTTGACAAGATCTGGCGTGAGCACTGTGAGGACGAGCAGACACTGAGCGAGTACGCGCTGGCCATGAAGAATCTCGCAGACAACCACTGGACCAAGAACTGTGAAGGAGAGGGACGTATCGAATGGTGTCGCAG TATTTGTCAAGAATATTTTTTGGATGGGGGGATGAAACGAATGTTGGAAaaggatgagaaaagtgccacGCTCGCCATGGGGCTGACTGCAGCCTCTGTAAGTGCCCAACCACACAGCACTATCCCGAG ttcaacCTGTCATCTGAGAAAGATGCGTGTTCTTGACGTGGGCAGCTGCTTCAACCCGTTCTTGAAGTTTGATGAGTTCCTCACAGTTGGTATCGACATAGTGCCTGCAGTCGAG AGTGTGTACAAGTGTGACTTCCTCaacctccagctccagcagcctcTCCAGCTGGCAGGCGACGCGGTCGACGCCTTCCTCCGCCATCTCCACAACCCCATCGACGCCTTGCCCGCCCAACTGTTCCACGTGGTGGTattctcactgctcctctcctACTTCCCTTCACCGTACCAGCGCTGGATCTGCTGCAAGAAGGCTCACGAGCTGCTCGAGCTGCATGGCCTTCTGCTCATCATCACGCCCGACTCGTCCCACCAAAACCGCCACGCCCTCATGATGCGCAGCTGGCGCGTGGCGGTGGAATCGCTGGGCTTCAAGCGCTACAAGTACGTCAAGTACTCCCACATGCATCTCATCGCCTTCCGCAAGGTGTCTCTGGCCACCACCAGTGACCTTGTGTCGCACAACTACCCGGAGATGCTCTACATCCCTCAGGACTTCAACTCCAACGAGGAGGACGACTGTGCCGACGTGCCAGTGCAGGTGCGCTCCGAGTTCGAGGATGACCAGCTGGCTTGGGGCTTCATGGAGCTACCTGACGCGCCATACGATTCAGATTCTGGAGAGAGCCAGAGCAGCTCGGTGCCCGGCTTTCACGAGCTCGAGGACCACATACTGCTTCAAAGCTAG
- the tmem168b gene encoding transmembrane protein 168, which produces MCRFLRYCFSHCLHAAMTRLEEVNGEVRRWSSVRWLGYLSGLSLLLALGLGLYARWERSADSTLLVILVLALLVLGVACILYYHFSMERVSLSILHLCLGYLLGLLCLLNSPAVQVDVKERVSNYLLLASVAMRTLWAFLERLLGCTRYRPAFLTSAERMELVGFAAASTTLLLRESLSVMVLVVALATVMIGLRMKAVLALLNLFCFAAVTALLYFNSLQVPTNPFALACFFSQLICDPLLDVYFSGLSVTERWQPFLLWRGLWRRMSLLPLLAVEVTFIVLASQKLRDRDQWYFMIPGFVVCVILWCIFHLVFVITVWGFHTKLSECQRVGLYQGSGVSGLDKIMASKGMRHFCLISERLALFTLVTTVAAAALCWQASSSLFMSMVLLVLPLESLFHGLFHELGNSLGGTCVGYALVIPTNYCSPDGQPRLLPPDQVQDLNRRSTGMLNNVQRFFAHHLIETFGCDYSTSGVTLEALQAKIKSFFELRTADGPRHDTYVIFYSGHTHRSGEWALSGGDTLRLAHILDWWQEKNGSFCSRLILVLDCDNSAPWVKAVTKVEGPHMAVQGATFARGTDVEMRDTPQLGDFTSQWVEYNCNSSSSIQWSQRGRLVSATYGISKHWSDYTLHLPTGSDVTNHWSMYYPRMTYPVVQLVLWCGSMNVLWICGVCLRCLKRVKLNWFPPAILDTGQGFKLVRS; this is translated from the exons ATGTGTCGGTTTCTACGCTACTGTTTCAGCCACTGCCTCCACGCAGCCATGACCCGGCTGGAGGAGGTGAACGGGGAGGTGAGAAGGTGGTCGTCGGTGCGGTGGCTCGGGTACCTGTCCGGGCTCAGCCTGCTGCTCGCCCTGGGCCTGGGGCTCTACGCCCGCTGGGAGAGGAGCGCGGACTCCACGCTGCTCGTCATCTTGGTGTTGGCTCTGCTCGTCCTGGGGGTGGCCTGCATACTCTACTACCACTTCAGCATGGAGCGGGTGAGCCTCAGCATCCTGCACCTGTGCCTCGGCTACCTGCTGGGGCTGCTCTGCCTCCTCAACAGTCCGGCTGTGCAGGTCGACGTGAAGGAGCGGGTGTCCAACTACCTGCTGCTGGCCAGCGTGGCTATGAGGACACTGTGGGCGTTTCTGGAGAGGCTGCTGGGGTGCACCCGGTACCGACCCGCCTTCCTCACTTCGGCGGAGCGGATGGAGCTGGTGGGCTTCGCCGCCGCCAGCACCACGCTGCTCCTCAGGGAGTCCCTGAGCGtgatggtgctggtggtggCGCTGGCCACCGTCATGATCGGCCTCCGGATGAAGGCGGTCCTGGCTCTCCTCAACCTGTTTTGCTTCGCCGCCGTCACCGCGCTGCTGTACTTCAACTCGCTGCAAGTCCCCACCAACCCGTTCGCCCTCGCCTGCTTCTTCAGCCAACTCATTTGCGACCCCCTGCTGGATGTCTACTTCAGCGGCCTCTCCGTGACCGAGCGCTGGCAGCCCTTCCTGCTGTGGAGGGGCCTGTGGCGGCGGATGtccctgctgcctctgctggcGGTGGAGGTCACCTTCATCGTCCTGGCCTCTCAGAAGCTCAGGGACCGGGACCAGTGGTACTTCATGATCCCAGgatttgtggtgtgtgtgatcCTCTGGTGCATCTTCCACCTGGTGTTTGTCATCACTGTGTGGGGCTTCCACACCAAGCTCAGTGAGTGCCAGAGGGTTGGCCTGTaccaggggtcaggggtcagcgGACTGGACAAGATCATGGCCTCCAAGGGCATGAGACACTTCTGCCTCATCTCGGAGCGCCTGGCGCTCTTCACGCTGGTCAcaactgttgctgctgctgctctttgttgGCAG GCCTCCAGCAGCCTCTTCATGAGCATGGTCCTGCTGGTCTTGCCTCTCGAGTCTCTGTTCCACGGGCTTTTCCACGAGCTGGGGAACAGCCTGGGAGGAACCTGTGTGGGCTACGCACTGGTCATTCCCACCAACTACTGCAG CCCCGACGGTCAGCCCAGGCTGCTGCCTCCGGACCAGGTGCAGGATCTGAACAGACGTTCCACAGGCATGTTGAACAACGTGCAGCGCTTCTTCGCCCACCACCTGATCGAGACTTTTGGCTGCGACTACTCCACCAGCGGCGTGACTCTAGAGGCCCTGCAGGCCAAGATCAAATCCTTCTTTGAGCTCCGCACGGCAGATGGGCCTCGCCACGACACTTACGTGATCTTCTACAGCGGTCATACCCACAGAAGTGGAGAGTGGGCGCTGTCAG GAGGAGACACTCTCCGCCTGGCGCACATCTTGGACTGGTGGCAGGAGAAGAACGGCAGCTTCTGCTCGCGCCTCATTCTGGTGCTGGACTGCGACAACTCGGCGCCGTGGGTGAAGGCGGTCACGAAGGTGGAGGGCCCGCACATGGCCGTGCAGGGAGCGACGTTCGCCAGGGGGACGGACGTGGAGATGCGGGACACGCCGCAGCTCGGAGACTTTACCTCTCAGTGGGTGGAGTATAACTGCAACTCGAGCAGCAGCATCCAGTGGTCTCAGAGGGGCCGGCTGGTCTCTGCCACATATGGAATCTCCAAACACTGGAGTGACTACACGCTGCACCTGCCGACCGGAAGCGACGTCACCAACCACTGGAGCATGTACTATCCCCGGATGACCTACCCCGTGGTGCAGCTGGTGTTGTGGTGCGGCAGCATGAACGTGCTGTGGATCTGCGGTGTCTGCCTGCGATGCCTCAAGAGAGTCAAACTCAACTGGTTCCCACCAGCAATACTGGACACAGGTCAAGGCTTCAAACTGGTCAGATCTTAG
- the bmt2 gene encoding S-adenosylmethionine sensor upstream of mTORC1 isoform X2: MGDFDKIWREHCEDEQTLSEYALAMKNLADNHWTKNCEGEGRIEWCRSICQEYFLDGGMKRMLEKDEKSATLAMGLTAASVSAQPHSTIPSSTCHLRKMRVLDVGSCFNPFLKFDEFLTVGIDIVPAVESVYKCDFLNLQLQQPLQLAGDAVDAFLRHLHNPIDALPAQLFHVVVFSLLLSYFPSPYQRWICCKKAHELLELHGLLLIITPDSSHQNRHALMMRSWRVAVESLGFKRYKYVKYSHMHLIAFRKVSLATTSDLVSHNYPEMLYIPQDFNSNEEDDCADVPVQVRSEFEDDQLAWGFMELPDAPYDSDSGESQSSSVPGFHELEDHILLQS, from the exons A TGGGTGACTTTGACAAGATCTGGCGTGAGCACTGTGAGGACGAGCAGACACTGAGCGAGTACGCGCTGGCCATGAAGAATCTCGCAGACAACCACTGGACCAAGAACTGTGAAGGAGAGGGACGTATCGAATGGTGTCGCAG TATTTGTCAAGAATATTTTTTGGATGGGGGGATGAAACGAATGTTGGAAaaggatgagaaaagtgccacGCTCGCCATGGGGCTGACTGCAGCCTCTGTAAGTGCCCAACCACACAGCACTATCCCGAG ttcaacCTGTCATCTGAGAAAGATGCGTGTTCTTGACGTGGGCAGCTGCTTCAACCCGTTCTTGAAGTTTGATGAGTTCCTCACAGTTGGTATCGACATAGTGCCTGCAGTCGAG AGTGTGTACAAGTGTGACTTCCTCaacctccagctccagcagcctcTCCAGCTGGCAGGCGACGCGGTCGACGCCTTCCTCCGCCATCTCCACAACCCCATCGACGCCTTGCCCGCCCAACTGTTCCACGTGGTGGTattctcactgctcctctcctACTTCCCTTCACCGTACCAGCGCTGGATCTGCTGCAAGAAGGCTCACGAGCTGCTCGAGCTGCATGGCCTTCTGCTCATCATCACGCCCGACTCGTCCCACCAAAACCGCCACGCCCTCATGATGCGCAGCTGGCGCGTGGCGGTGGAATCGCTGGGCTTCAAGCGCTACAAGTACGTCAAGTACTCCCACATGCATCTCATCGCCTTCCGCAAGGTGTCTCTGGCCACCACCAGTGACCTTGTGTCGCACAACTACCCGGAGATGCTCTACATCCCTCAGGACTTCAACTCCAACGAGGAGGACGACTGTGCCGACGTGCCAGTGCAGGTGCGCTCCGAGTTCGAGGATGACCAGCTGGCTTGGGGCTTCATGGAGCTACCTGACGCGCCATACGATTCAGATTCTGGAGAGAGCCAGAGCAGCTCGGTGCCCGGCTTTCACGAGCTCGAGGACCACATACTGCTTCAAAGCTAG